From Cydia fagiglandana chromosome 24, ilCydFagi1.1, whole genome shotgun sequence, a single genomic window includes:
- the LOC134676606 gene encoding serine palmitoyltransferase 2-like: MSLKTNGSINLSNTSSRKCKPCDDGEILQRRACESTKTPPVRPLDRSALGSEGSFERCSRLTALLTRLGFYLLIFLGQLNQLLFSPKVSKERNREGYAPLYRSFDQLYSRYLYRRVRHCFNRPVCSAPDAEITLMERSSRDYNWNLRFTGRELQCVNLGSYNYVGYRGGKDEVEAAARSYGLVLSSPRAELGSCALHELLENELAEFFGVEAAVVVGNGFLTNMLTLPALLGPGSLALSDASNHTSLVLGLRLARVPVRVFRHNDMRHLERLARQARAEGRWRKIVIVMEGIYSMEGSLAALPAAIALKKQLGLHLYIDEAHSIGLGPRGRGATDACGVSPRDVDALMGTFSKSFPGAGGYIAGSAALVRWVRAHGAAHAYAQAMPPPVAAQVLSALRDLRAPAGQARVAALRDNTRYFRARLQAMGVVVHGHPQSPVVPMLIYSSSKMIACVEQLTAAGVAAAGVAFPATPLYQARMRFCLSAAHTREHLDTALAAIEAAADELGLRYSRQPDNGAPMTNAQSV, translated from the exons ATGTCGCTAAAGACGAATGGCAGCATTAATCTTAGTAACACTAGCAGTAGAAAATGTAAACCTTGTGATGACGGCGAGATACTTCAAAGAAGGGCTTGCGAGAGTACT AAGACACCTCCAGTCCGCCCGCTCGACCGTAGCGCGCTCGGCTCGGAAGGCTCGTTCGAGCGCTGCTCGCGGCTGACCGCTTTGCTGACGCGGCTTGGCTTCTATCTCCTCATCTTCCTCGGCCAATTGAACCAATTGCTGTTCTCGCCCAAGGTCTCCAAAGAGCGGAACAGAGAG GGTTACGCGCCGCTGTACCGGTCTTTCGACCAGTTGTACTCCCGCTACTTATACCGGCGCGTGCGCCACTGCTTCAACCGGCCTGTGTGCTCGGCGCCTGACGCAGAGATCACTCTCATGGAGCGCTCCAGTCGAGACTACAACTGGAACTTGAG GTTCACAGGGCGCGAGCTCCAGTGCGTGAACCTAGGCTCGTACAACTACGTGGGGTACCGAGGTGGGAAGGACGAGGTGGAGGCCGCGGCGCGAAGCTACGGGCTGGTTTTAAGCTCGCCTCGCGCGGAGCTGGGATCGTGCGCGCTGCATGAGCTGCTTGAGAACGAGTTGGCCGAGTTCTTTGGAGTAGAG GCAGCAGTGGTCGTGGGCAACGGTTTCCTCACGAACATGCTGACGCTGCCAGCGCTGCTGGGCCCCGGCTCGCTGGCGCTGAGCGACGCGAGCAACCACACCAGCCTGGTGCTCGGGCTGCGGCTCGCGCGCGTGCCCGTGCGCGTGTTCAGGCACAACGACATGCGGCATCTGGAGCGGCTGGCGAGGCAGGCGCGCGCTGAAGGACGCTGGCGGAAAATTGTTATC GTCATGGAGGGGATCTACAGCATGGAGGGTTCCCTCGCGGCGCTGCCAGCGGCCATCGCGCTGAAGAAGCAGCTAGGCCTCCACCTCTACATCGACGAGGCCCACAGCATCGGGCTGGGGCCGCGCGGGCGCGGGGCCACGGACGCGTGCGGCGTGAGTCCGCGGGATGTCGATGCGCTCATGGGGACGTTTAGTAAGAGCTTTCCTGGCGCGGGTGGTTACATTGCCG GTTCCGCCGCGCTGGTGCGCTGGGTGCGCGCGCACGGAGCCGCGCACGCGTACGCGCAGGCCATGCCGCCGCCCGTGGCCGCGCAGGTGCTGAGCGCGCTGCGCGACCTGCGCGCGCCGGCCGGGCAGGCGCGGGTGGCCGCGCTGAGGGACAACACTCGCTACTTCCGCGCCCG GTTACAAGCGATGGGCGTGGTGGTACACGGGCACCCCCAGTCCCCAGTAGTACCCATGCTGATATACTCGTCCAGCAAGATGATAGCTTGCGTAGAGCAGCTCACGGCGGCCGGAGTCGCGGCTGCCGGTGTGGCGTTCCCCGCTACGCCTCTGTACCAGGCGCGTATGCG GTTCTGCCTGTCGGCTGCACACACCCGCGAGCACCTGGACACGGCGCTGGCGGCCATTGAGGCGGCGGCGGACGAGCTGGGGCTGCGGTACTCGCGTCAGCCAGACAACGGAGCACCGATGACAAACGCACAGTCTGTCTAA